In the genome of Actinomycetes bacterium, the window CTCGTGCACGGACAGCGCCAGCGTGTTGACGATGCCGAGCAGCGCGATGAACACCGCGAGCAGCAGCATCACGCTGACGAAGGTGAGCAGCTGGTCGATGAAGCCGCTCGCGACCTTCTCGAACTCCTCCTGGTCGAGCACCTGGGTGTCCGGGTGGTCGGCCAGCGCCGCGGCGATCCGCTCCTTGACCTCGGTGAGACCGGCGCCCTTGTCCAGCATCACGATCGCGTTGGCGTCCAGCCGCTCGCCGGCGAACGCCTCCTGCGCCGGGAGGCCCAGGATGTAGTCCGACTCGATGAAGCCGCCGGTGCGGTTGTAGATGCCGGCGATGCGCAGGTCGTGCTCGCCGGTCTGGGCGAACACCGCGGGCACCGTGTCGCCCACCTGCCAGCCGTTGGCCTTGGCGACCTTCTGCTTCACCAGCACGCCGTCGGCCCCGAGGTCGCTCGCACTGCCCGAGGCGACGTCGAGGTCGAGGGCGGCCTCCGCCGTCGCCGGGTCGACCGACGAGTAGAAGGTCGTCGCCCCGGCGATCTGTGCCTCACCGAAGCCCGTCGGTGACACCAGCTTCACCCCGGGCACGGCCGCGGCGGCCTTGCTGGCCTCCGGGCTGTAGCCCTCGGCCTGCGCGCTGGCCGTGGTCAGGTAGAGGTCGGCGTTCGTCGAGTCGCCGAGGATGTCCGAGAAGGACGCCTTCAGCGAGGAGGCGAACACGCCCATGCTGACCACCAAGGTCAGCCCGATCATCAGGGCCGCCGCCGTGGACGCGGTGCGACGCGGGTTGCGCATCGCGTTCTGCCGGGCCAGGTCGCCCGGGACGCCCCGCAGCCGCAGGGGTGCGCCGATCGCGGAGGCGAGCGGGCGGGCTGCCAGCGGCATCAGGGTGAGGACGCCGACGACCAGCCCGAGAATGCCGAGCATGGTCAGCTTGCCGCCTCCGCCGGAGTAGAGCCCGACGAGGACGCCGGCCAGACCGGCACCGCCGAGCAGGGTGCCCAGCGCGATCCGGGTCTTCGACGGCGCACGGGAGCCGGGTGTGGCCTCGCGCAGCGCCTCGACCGGCAGCACCTTGGTGGCCCGGCGGGCGGGCACCAGGGAGGCGACGACGGTCACGACGGTGCCGACCAGCAGCGAGACCACGATCGTGCGCGGCTGGAGCTGGGTGGCGGTGCTGGGCAGGCTGAACCCGACGGCGTCCATCAGGAACGTCAGCCCCTTGGCGACGCCGACGCCGAGCGCCAGCCCGACGGCGGAGGCGAAGACGCCGAGCAGGAACGCCTCGGCGACGAGGTTGCGCATGACCTGGCGCCGGGTGGCACCGACCGCGCGAAGCAGTGCGATCTCGCGGGACCGCTGGCTGACGATCATCGTGAAGGTGTTCCAGATGATGAACGAGCCGACGAACAGCGCGATGCCCGCGAAGATGCCGAACATGATGGTGACGAACGCCAGGTCCTCGTTGACGGCGTCGGACGACT includes:
- a CDS encoding FtsX-like permease family protein, which produces MFTATLRGMFAHKLRLALTTASIALGVAFLAGTLILTDTMKVAFEQLFGKVTSGTDAVVRQEAAFDQSSGVGLSRGPIDAGVLDRVRSVDGVRAAEGSISGYALLTDTEGKAITTAGGAPTMGYNLPDDEQLRGETVIRTGHAPQGPHEVAIDASSAEDHDIALGSTIKVLFRGPTEEFTLVGTVGFGDSKDLGGTTAAYFDTDTAAQVLGQPGTYDSIGVSAADGVSDKALTHRLDTVLPDGAEAVTGAAVAKESSDAVNEDLAFVTIMFGIFAGIALFVGSFIIWNTFTMIVSQRSREIALLRAVGATRRQVMRNLVAEAFLLGVFASAVGLALGVGVAKGLTFLMDAVGFSLPSTATQLQPRTIVVSLLVGTVVTVVASLVPARRATKVLPVEALREATPGSRAPSKTRIALGTLLGGAGLAGVLVGLYSGGGGKLTMLGILGLVVGVLTLMPLAARPLASAIGAPLRLRGVPGDLARQNAMRNPRRTASTAAALMIGLTLVVSMGVFASSLKASFSDILGDSTNADLYLTTASAQAEGYSPEASKAAAAVPGVKLVSPTGFGEAQIAGATTFYSSVDPATAEAALDLDVASGSASDLGADGVLVKQKVAKANGWQVGDTVPAVFAQTGEHDLRIAGIYNRTGGFIESDYILGLPAQEAFAGERLDANAIVMLDKGAGLTEVKERIAAALADHPDTQVLDQEEFEKVASGFIDQLLTFVSVMLLLAVFIALLGIVNTLALSVHERTRELGLLRAVGATRGQVRAMVRWESVVISLIGAAAGAVLGTGIGITLAQALKDEGIKAISVPVPQIALYVALAAVAGVLAAVGPARSAARVDVLKAVVTD